A genomic stretch from Pseudomonadota bacterium includes:
- a CDS encoding hydroxymethylglutaryl-CoA lyase — protein MSDKVIVNEVGLRDGLQNQPRHVPVEGKLEMLDALIAAGVRSVEVTSFVSPKAVPQMADAAELYNRLPLDKGVTFEALVPNEKGYERAVAAGAKTIALVLGSTEEMNQKNIGMSLERATEVNIAVIKRAVREGIKPRSYISTAVGCPFEGDVAPEVVFDLAARMFEAGAAEVAVADTIGSGDPAQVKFIFETLANRYGAERLAGHFHDTRGLALANTWAALECGVRKFDTAIGGLGGCPFAPGATGNVATEDVVHMLERSGYNTGIDMSGLRKAVAVAEKHTELKLGGRVLTWIESQERRRQAKASAAAE, from the coding sequence ATGAGCGATAAAGTGATCGTCAACGAAGTCGGCCTGCGCGACGGCCTGCAAAATCAGCCGCGCCATGTGCCAGTCGAGGGCAAGCTCGAAATGCTGGATGCCCTCATAGCTGCGGGCGTTCGTTCGGTCGAGGTCACGAGCTTTGTCTCGCCGAAGGCGGTGCCGCAAATGGCCGATGCGGCTGAGCTGTATAACCGTCTACCGCTAGATAAGGGCGTCACGTTCGAAGCGCTGGTGCCGAATGAGAAAGGCTATGAGCGCGCCGTCGCTGCGGGCGCCAAAACAATCGCACTGGTGCTGGGCTCGACGGAAGAAATGAATCAGAAAAATATCGGCATGTCGCTGGAACGCGCGACCGAAGTCAATATTGCCGTCATCAAGCGCGCGGTCCGAGAAGGCATTAAGCCGCGCTCCTATATCTCCACCGCGGTCGGCTGCCCATTTGAGGGCGATGTCGCGCCGGAAGTAGTGTTCGATCTGGCGGCGCGCATGTTCGAAGCCGGTGCCGCCGAAGTGGCGGTTGCGGATACCATCGGTTCGGGCGACCCGGCACAAGTAAAATTCATCTTCGAGACTCTCGCCAATCGCTACGGCGCTGAGCGTCTGGCTGGGCATTTCCACGATACCCGCGGTTTGGCGCTGGCCAACACCTGGGCAGCGCTCGAGTGCGGCGTGCGCAAGTTCGATACCGCGATTGGCGGCTTGGGAGGCTGCCCGTTTGCACCGGGCGCCACCGGAAATGTGGCGACAGAAGACGTCGTGCACATGCTCGAGCGCTCCGGCTACAACACCGGTATCGATATGAGTGGCCTCCGCAAAGCGGTGGCCGTGGCAGAAAAACACACCGAACTGAAGCTCGGCGGGCGCGTTCTCACCTGGATCGAAAGCCAGGAGCGGCGACGTCAGGCCAAAGCGAGCGCAGCGGCGGAATAG
- a CDS encoding CaiB/BaiF CoA-transferase family protein — protein MKALSDLIVIDLTHMLSGPFGGMLLADLGARTIKVEPPGKGELTRGLLAKDPKNSLNGMGAYFLTLNRNKESVCIDLKSEDGLALFYELVKKADIVLSNFSPGVTARLKIDYGVLSKVNERIITCSVTGFGESGPAYQRPAFDMVAQGYGGGMSITGQAGAPPTRAGIPIGDLGGGMFSAVGMLAALHARERTGRGQHIDISMQDCQISLINYMATMYFLSGDVPSAIGNSHFVHVPYNTYPTKDLWLIIAIITNETWMRFRNMMGINELQDEAFDLQPGRLAAKDFIEEKISARLKQESCDFWLEKLAEVKIPCAPVNDLEHALNDVQVRARNMVVTVNHPEGGEVQMTGNPIKMSASDEDTYAPPPLLGQHTDNVLRDLLGKSESDIATLRAAGTVG, from the coding sequence ATGAAAGCATTGTCCGACCTGATCGTTATCGACCTCACGCATATGCTGTCAGGACCGTTCGGCGGTATGCTGCTGGCTGATCTCGGGGCGCGGACGATCAAAGTCGAGCCGCCGGGCAAAGGTGAACTAACGCGCGGATTATTGGCCAAAGACCCGAAAAATTCACTGAACGGCATGGGCGCCTATTTCCTGACGCTAAATCGCAACAAGGAAAGCGTCTGCATCGATTTGAAGAGTGAAGACGGGCTGGCGCTGTTCTACGAATTGGTGAAAAAGGCCGATATCGTGCTCAGCAATTTTAGCCCCGGCGTGACGGCGCGGCTCAAGATTGATTACGGCGTGCTCTCGAAGGTGAACGAGCGCATCATCACATGCAGCGTCACCGGGTTTGGCGAATCCGGCCCGGCCTATCAGCGCCCTGCTTTCGACATGGTGGCGCAAGGTTATGGCGGCGGCATGTCGATCACCGGGCAGGCCGGCGCCCCGCCGACGCGGGCAGGCATTCCGATTGGCGATCTCGGCGGCGGCATGTTCAGCGCGGTCGGCATGCTCGCAGCACTCCATGCACGCGAGCGCACTGGGCGCGGTCAGCATATCGACATCTCCATGCAGGATTGCCAAATTTCTCTAATTAACTATATGGCGACCATGTATTTCCTATCGGGCGATGTGCCGAGCGCCATCGGAAATTCCCATTTCGTACATGTGCCTTACAACACCTATCCGACCAAAGATTTGTGGCTGATCATTGCTATTATCACCAATGAGACTTGGATGCGGTTTCGCAACATGATGGGGATTAACGAATTGCAGGACGAAGCCTTCGACCTGCAGCCGGGACGCCTCGCGGCCAAGGACTTCATTGAGGAAAAAATCAGCGCCCGCCTTAAGCAGGAGAGCTGCGATTTTTGGTTGGAGAAACTGGCCGAGGTCAAGATCCCGTGCGCTCCGGTCAACGACCTTGAACATGCTTTGAACGACGTCCAGGTGCGGGCGCGCAATATGGTGGTGACGGTGAACCACCCCGAGGGCGGGGAAGTGCAAATGACGGGCAACCCGATTAAGATGAGCGCCTCAGACGAGGATACATATGCGCCGCCACCGCTTCTCGGCCAGCATACGGACAACGTGTTGCGCGATCTGCTGGGCAAAAGCGAAAGCGATATAGCGACATTGCGGGCCGCCGGCACGGTCGGCTAG
- a CDS encoding isochorismatase family protein: MATDAYKKIGYGDREIGFGRRPAVIVVDFQRAFTDPDMEFGGCELVQRAIENTARVLEVARRANVPVANCYTAYHSERDMPPWKIGPVHESFYYGDPCTEIEPKTSDPNHDFIFCKTGPSIFFNTPCTTLLAKNGIDTTIITGCMTSGCIRASIIDSFSHGYRTMVPEDCVGDAEEGPHRDNLRDVSRRYADVIDSQTAIDYLEDYRTSNN; encoded by the coding sequence GTGGCAACTGATGCATATAAAAAAATTGGGTATGGCGATCGGGAGATCGGATTTGGACGCCGCCCCGCCGTGATCGTGGTGGATTTTCAGCGCGCCTTTACGGACCCGGACATGGAGTTTGGCGGTTGCGAACTGGTGCAGCGCGCTATTGAGAATACGGCGCGCGTTCTAGAAGTCGCGCGCCGTGCCAATGTGCCGGTAGCCAATTGTTACACCGCCTATCATTCCGAGCGCGACATGCCGCCGTGGAAGATTGGCCCGGTGCATGAGTCCTTCTATTACGGTGATCCGTGCACCGAGATCGAGCCCAAGACTTCCGATCCAAACCATGATTTCATCTTTTGCAAAACCGGCCCGTCGATCTTTTTCAACACCCCGTGCACGACACTTCTGGCCAAGAACGGTATCGATACGACGATTATCACCGGCTGCATGACGAGTGGCTGCATCCGCGCCAGTATCATAGATTCTTTCAGCCATGGTTACCGCACCATGGTGCCGGAAGATTGTGTCGGCGATGCGGAGGAGGGGCCGCACCGCGATAATTTACGCGACGTCAGCCGGCGCTACGCCGATGTTATAGATTCCCAGACAGCTATTGATTATCTGGAAGACTATCGCACGAGTAACAACTAG